From the genome of Bacillus sp. V2I10:
AAATCGTATTGTGCAAGGACTTCTCGTTGTAAACTGTAATATCTGAAGGTTCCCTCTCTGCGAACTGCTAATAATCCGCAATCGATTAATGGTTTTAAATGATGCGTCAATGTTGAATTGGCAGGGACTTTTAATTGATTTACCATTTCCATGCAAGCTAACTCTGATTGTTGAGCAAGTAATTTTACGATTTGTAAACGAGTCGATTCACCTAGTGCCTTATAGACTTTTACTGCAATATCATTATTCACCGTTAAAAACCTCCTTTCAGTTATTCTTATTTCAGTATTTCTATAAATATTGTAATTAATTAGAGGTGCTCTGTCAAGAATGTGCTTTTCCATTTTTTAATTCAAAGGCTGTTTTCTTAATTTAAGAATGTGATTGTGATTTCCACTTCATGATGCCCTCTTCTAAATAAAAAAATTATATTAAAATAACCTTTAGTCTTCCGTACTTTAGTCTAACTATCTTTTTTAACAATAATTTTCAATCTTTTTCTTTTCAAATACAATTTATTTCTTTAGAGTTTTTCACTAAAATAAAATAACGCACATCAGGTTAAATAAATATAAGAACAAATAGTCACCAAAACATAAAGACTGTATCAATGATTACCAAGTAATCATTGATACAGGCTATTTTAATATTCGTTATTTTACCATCGCCCCCGTTAGTTGAAGAAGCATCTAATTAATTAGCATTTAATCGATAAGATAATATATGACTTACCGATTAATCCTTTTATTTAGTCTTAACTATCGAAAACTTCTTAAATGCCAAGACTGCATTATGTCCTCCAAAACCAAAACCATTAGAAATAGCATAGTTTATTTCTGTCTTAACTGCATGGTTTGGAACGTAATCTAAATCACAATTTTCATCTGGTATTTCGTAATTAATAGTGGGAGGAGCTATATCTTCCATGATACTTTTGAGTGCTATAATGGACTCAATTCCCCCTGCAGCTCCGAAAAGGTGTCCAGTCATTGATTTGGTAGAACTCACCTTTAAATTATAAGCATGAATACCAAAAACACTTTTAATTGCTTTAGTTTCTGATTTATCTCCTTCAGGGGTACTAGTTCCATGGGCATTTATATAATTTACATCAGTAAGGTTGATTTCACCCATTTCTAAAGCTAATTTCATAGCATTTGCTGCACCGTTATAATCAGGGGAAGTAATATGATAGGCATCCGTTGTGGAACCATATCCTACAATTTCTCCTAAAATTGTCGCTCCTCTTTCTTTAGCGTGTTCATACTCTTCAAGGAATAATACACCTGCTCCTTCTGACATAACAAAGCCATCACGTTGACTGTCAAATGGACGGCTTGCCCTTTCTGGAATATCATTAAAAGTGGACATTGCTCTCATTCTTGAAAATCCAGCAAAAGCTAAAGGATTAATAGGAGCTTCAGCCCCTCCAGCTAATATTCCATCAGAGTAACCATGCCGAATATTTAAAAAAGCCTCCCCAATCGCTTGATTCCCTGTTGCACAAGCAGAAACAGGAGAATAGCTAGGTCCCTTAAATCCTGTTTTTATGGAAATAATACCTGAAGCCATATTACTAATCATCATAGGAACCATAAATGGAGAAACTCTTCTTGGTCCTTTTTCAATTAAGAATTTATGATTATCTAATATGGTATTAATTCCTCCAATACCTGAGCCAATATATACCCCGAATCGCTCCTTATTTATATTATCTACATCAATATTTGCTTGGTCTAAGGCTTGTTTAGCAGCAGCATAACCATATTGCACAAACAAATCATATTTCCCTAATTCTTTTTTATCAAGATATTGCTCTGCATTAAAGTCGGTAATAAAACCACCAATTTGAGTGCCTATATCTTTGAAGTCATCAGATTGAATTTTTTTGATCCCTGATTTACCTTCTTTAATATTATTCCAAAACTCTTCTACGTTATTTCCTAACGGTGAAACTACTCCATATCCAGTCACTACAACTCTACGTGGCATAATCAACACTCCTCTTAATTCTTAATTCTTCACACTATACTTAAAACGATTATTTCAAAAGACTTCTAAAAAGTTCGATTACATTTGAAAATAATGTATTCCCCCAAAACACGCTATATTGTAGTCCGCCTTTTGTGCTTGAAATCAGAAGGACAGCTAATGATTCTTTCCTGGAACATGCGAATCTATCACACTGTTTTGGATTTGAACATAGAATAATCACCTCGTTTTATGAATTATATACTTGGTATTAATACCTGGTACTAATTATACACAAAAAAAATTCTTCTTCAACTAACCTCCCTCTATAAAGAAAGGAATAACTCTGGATTTCTAGCTTTTTCTTAAGATTTCATTAGGATTTATTTTAATTAGACATCAAAGTCATGGAAGTAAGTTGAAAGTATGGTTATTTTTGGTGCGTTAGAGAAAAAAAGTCCTTAACTACCTAACCACTCCTATCCAAAAAGTGGTTACCTAGTTAAAGTATGGTTGCACTGGTGGATGTCCACATGTCTCATGGAGGTCAACCCTCCCATATCTCACAGAGTCTACGCTCCAAAATTCCTTCGTCCAACCTTTCCATGAGGTGGATGTCAGTGATGCTGCCCGACAGGATCAAAGTCCGTACTTTAATTGTTTTACTGACTAATCCGTGCTTCAAATGTCTAAATAATAATCCTAAATAAAACCTTTTGAATATTAACTAATGAACCCTAAGCTGCTTTCAGTAAAGGAGCCATATGAGGAATATCCTTCAACATTCTATCTTCACTAAATTCACATTGTTTTGTACCAATCGTAAAAAGAATACGTATCAGCTTATTACATATCGCTATAAGAGACTGCATTTTCTTTAGAGGATTATTTTTACGTGTTGTAAAATACTCATGTAAAGCTTTAAAAGCAGTGTTCTTAGCTACCAAAGGCATCGCTACTCGGAAGAGGAGAGCCCTTAGTGTCTTCCTGCCTCTCTTTGTAATCTTCGTATGCCCTTTGTGCTTTCCAGAGGTGTTCTCCTTTAAACTCAACCCAGCTAACTTGATGATTTGTCGAGGGTGAGAATAGTAACTTAAATTCCCTACTTCAGAAAAGAAGCCAGCTACAGTGTCCTTGCCGATTCCTTTGATGGCCAACATTTGTTGAACACCTGGTATCCGTTCAAGGAGTCCATCAATATCAGATTCTAGTTCTTCGAACTTTTCATTTATTAACTCATACTTGTCTAGTAAAGTGCGAAGCTCTAATTTAGCCATCCTTGAACCTTCACGAATACCGATAGAGTCTTTGGCTACCCGTTTAAGTTCTTGAATTTTACTGAGTCCAACCGCACGTTTTACAGCCTTTCTGAGGTGAATTAGGATCTCTTGTTCCGAGACTATCTCTAACTCATGTGGTAATACGTTTAACTTTAATAATTGTAATGCTGCTTTTCCTTCCCAATCCTTAAACACTGTAAGGAATTCAGGAAAATATCGATCTAACCAGTT
Proteins encoded in this window:
- the fabF gene encoding beta-ketoacyl-ACP synthase II, which codes for MPRRVVVTGYGVVSPLGNNVEEFWNNIKEGKSGIKKIQSDDFKDIGTQIGGFITDFNAEQYLDKKELGKYDLFVQYGYAAAKQALDQANIDVDNINKERFGVYIGSGIGGINTILDNHKFLIEKGPRRVSPFMVPMMISNMASGIISIKTGFKGPSYSPVSACATGNQAIGEAFLNIRHGYSDGILAGGAEAPINPLAFAGFSRMRAMSTFNDIPERASRPFDSQRDGFVMSEGAGVLFLEEYEHAKERGATILGEIVGYGSTTDAYHITSPDYNGAANAMKLALEMGEINLTDVNYINAHGTSTPEGDKSETKAIKSVFGIHAYNLKVSSTKSMTGHLFGAAGGIESIIALKSIMEDIAPPTINYEIPDENCDLDYVPNHAVKTEINYAISNGFGFGGHNAVLAFKKFSIVKTK
- a CDS encoding IS110 family transposase, with product MNYNQNEKIAQITSQTLIVGVDIAKYKHVARAQDFRGLEFGTPCHFENTKDHFELFLGWIKHLMEQNGMEQAIIGMEPTGHYWLNLAHFLKEEEIKFVVVNPMHVKKSKELDDNSPTKNDVKDAKVIAQLVKDGRYAEPNIPQGVYAELRVARKIRDLLFVDLQAVQGQIHNWLDRYFPEFLTVFKDWEGKAALQLLKLNVLPHELEIVSEQEILIHLRKAVKRAVGLSKIQELKRVAKDSIGIREGSRMAKLELRTLLDKYELINEKFEELESDIDGLLERIPGVQQMLAIKGIGKDTVAGFFSEVGNLSYYSHPRQIIKLAGLSLKENTSGKHKGHTKITKRGRKTLRALLFRVAMPLVAKNTAFKALHEYFTTRKNNPLKKMQSLIAICNKLIRILFTIGTKQCEFSEDRMLKDIPHMAPLLKAA
- a CDS encoding helix-turn-helix transcriptional regulator, with the translated sequence MNNDIAVKVYKALGESTRLQIVKLLAQQSELACMEMVNQLKVPANSTLTHHLKPLIDCGLLAVRREGTFRYYSLQREVLAQYDFSKGVYIDEQHR